One Cellulomonas taurus genomic region harbors:
- a CDS encoding phosphotransferase enzyme family protein, with amino-acid sequence MSTTTGRVPHRAGPVAGLVARGRPPGWLRDGLCAAWGWEPGRTRLRLIAADLHASFLILVDGQPVAVTRISVPPYMEDTAVAESEVAWMTDLDAAGVVHVPAVITPCDGRDVALLADDDDRHWVCLTTTWAGDHSLRDEVDRAADPLAALALLGSTAARMHEHALGFHRPRDFVRPTWDTVDLVGPDARWGNWRRDGVDPVLLRAEQQALDVLRHASRAPDSWGLVHGDLRPEKVMLWPDGVAVIDFENCGFSWFMFDLAAALSGLAASGSATDLAQAWATGYQRVRPLTGGDIEVACALVVMRQLQLLGRGAAVGDGAVLVAERYLRTPDWLLR; translated from the coding sequence ATGAGCACCACGACGGGGCGAGTGCCACACCGGGCGGGACCGGTGGCCGGGCTGGTCGCCCGAGGCCGACCACCGGGCTGGCTGCGGGACGGACTGTGCGCGGCCTGGGGGTGGGAGCCCGGACGCACCCGGCTCCGGCTGATCGCCGCCGACCTGCACGCCAGCTTCCTGATCCTGGTCGACGGGCAGCCGGTGGCGGTCACCCGGATCTCGGTGCCGCCCTACATGGAGGACACCGCGGTCGCCGAGTCCGAGGTCGCCTGGATGACCGACCTCGACGCCGCCGGGGTGGTGCACGTGCCCGCCGTGATCACCCCCTGCGACGGCCGGGACGTGGCACTGCTCGCCGACGACGACGACCGGCACTGGGTGTGCCTGACCACCACCTGGGCGGGCGACCACTCGCTGCGCGACGAGGTGGACCGGGCAGCAGACCCCTTGGCCGCACTCGCCCTGCTGGGCAGCACCGCCGCCCGGATGCACGAACACGCCCTCGGCTTCCACCGGCCACGCGACTTCGTCCGACCGACCTGGGACACCGTCGATCTGGTGGGCCCGGACGCGCGCTGGGGCAACTGGCGCCGGGACGGGGTGGACCCGGTGCTGCTGCGGGCCGAGCAGCAGGCGCTGGACGTGCTGCGCCACGCCTCCCGTGCACCGGACTCCTGGGGGCTGGTGCACGGCGACCTGCGGCCGGAGAAGGTGATGCTCTGGCCAGACGGGGTGGCGGTGATCGACTTCGAGAACTGCGGGTTCAGCTGGTTCATGTTCGACCTCGCGGCGGCGCTGTCGGGCCTCGCGGCGTCGGGGTCGGCGACCGATCTCGCCCAGGCGTGGGCGACCGGGTACCAGCGGGTCCGGCCCCTGACCGGAGGTGACATCGAAGTGGCGTGTGCGCTGGTGGTGATGCGGCAGCTCCAGTTGCTGGGGCGCGGGGCAGCGGTCGGCGACGGGGCGGTGCTGGTCGCGGAGCGGTACCTGCGGACACCGGACTGGCTGCTGCGGTGA
- a CDS encoding DUF2809 domain-containing protein, with translation MALLLVVGLGLAVSRVPGAGFAGDALYAVMAVVLARLLLPGRSWRWHAALGWGWCVAVEFLQATGIPATIAAAVPAARLVLGTTFVPVDLVAYTVGALGCAAVIVRSSRWSSVPRAWRRSAEQVDPRH, from the coding sequence GTGGCGCTGCTGCTCGTGGTCGGACTCGGACTCGCCGTCAGCCGCGTGCCCGGGGCCGGATTCGCCGGTGACGCGCTGTACGCGGTGATGGCGGTCGTGCTCGCCCGCTTGCTGCTGCCGGGCCGGTCGTGGCGCTGGCACGCGGCGCTGGGGTGGGGGTGGTGTGTGGCGGTGGAGTTCCTGCAGGCGACCGGGATCCCGGCGACGATCGCGGCCGCGGTCCCGGCCGCGCGCCTGGTGCTGGGCACCACCTTCGTCCCGGTGGACCTGGTGGCGTACACGGTGGGCGCTCTGGGGTGTGCCGCGGTCATCGTGCGGTCCTCCCGGTGGTCGTCGGTCCCGAGAGCGTGGCGGCGGTCAGCCGAGCAGGTCGACCCCCGGCACTGA
- a CDS encoding carbohydrate ABC transporter permease, which translates to MTPKAGLVAVLGKILLTAMYGIPILWIVLTSFKASGDVFDPSRTFLFRPVTTAYVEAMDATLFQALGQSVIIASCTAILVLLIAIPAAYGLARTRGWLPTVGLGLLIVLQMMPQTATVIPLFQTFSGWRLLDTTASVILADTALLTPFATLLLRPFFRAVPPQLEEAASIDGAGMLRTFASVVLPVARNGVATVGTLTFLLAWGEFLYAVNFYLTPGKYPLSALLAQQVSAFGINWPGLMALAVLTSIPILIVFSASYRLLRDGLTVGAVK; encoded by the coding sequence GTGACCCCCAAGGCAGGCCTGGTGGCGGTGCTGGGCAAGATCCTGCTCACCGCCATGTACGGCATCCCGATCCTGTGGATCGTGCTGACCAGCTTCAAGGCCAGCGGCGACGTCTTCGACCCGTCCCGGACGTTCCTGTTCCGCCCGGTCACCACCGCCTACGTGGAGGCCATGGACGCCACCCTGTTCCAGGCGCTGGGTCAATCGGTGATCATCGCCAGCTGCACAGCCATCCTGGTGCTGCTGATCGCGATCCCGGCGGCCTACGGCCTGGCCCGCACCCGGGGCTGGCTGCCCACCGTCGGACTCGGCCTGCTGATCGTGCTGCAGATGATGCCGCAGACCGCCACGGTCATCCCGCTGTTCCAGACGTTCAGCGGCTGGCGGCTGCTGGACACCACGGCCTCGGTGATCCTGGCCGACACCGCCCTGCTCACCCCCTTCGCCACCCTGCTGCTGCGCCCGTTCTTCCGCGCGGTGCCGCCGCAGCTGGAGGAGGCGGCGTCCATCGACGGCGCCGGGATGCTGCGCACCTTCGCGTCGGTGGTACTGCCGGTCGCCCGCAACGGTGTCGCCACCGTCGGCACCCTGACCTTCCTGCTGGCCTGGGGCGAGTTCCTGTACGCGGTGAACTTCTACCTCACCCCCGGCAAGTACCCGCTGTCGGCGCTCCTCGCCCAGCAGGTCAGCGCCTTCGGGATCAACTGGCCCGGCCTGATGGCCCTCGCCGTGCTCACCTCGATCCCGATCCTGATCGTCTTCTCCGCCAGTTACCGACTGCTGCGCGACGGCCTCACCGTCGGCGCGGTCAAGTGA
- a CDS encoding alpha/beta fold hydrolase has translation MTAQHSFRDLPPHRLREHVITVPVDHAEPSRFGSLQIFAREVVDPARDSEDLPLLLFLQGGPGGASPRPVAGGWWSTALRTHRVVLLDQRGTGRSTRVDGRTVSAMDPATAAEYLACFRADAIVEDAELLRHRIYGGRRWSTLGQSYGGFCTLTYLSRRPEALTACYVTGGLPGITATAEDVYARTFTRQQARNRAFARRYPEDQRLIEALADRLAGADVRLPNGDRLHVERLRTLGMSFGMSTGVDALHWALDLIDLDRDGIPSPAFLQWLQTETGFDGNPLYLPLQEVIYHQGERAGGWAAEQERDRRPEFDATARPLALTGEAAFPWMFRDIAALRPFQGAAELLAARTEWPTLYDPERLASNEVPVAAAQYLDDPYVDIELAQDTAARVGNTQVWATNEYLHDGLRVAGDVILPRLIDLAAGRWTVTAP, from the coding sequence GTGACCGCCCAGCACTCGTTCCGCGACCTGCCGCCGCACCGCCTCCGCGAGCACGTGATCACCGTCCCGGTCGACCACGCCGAGCCGTCCCGCTTCGGTAGCCTCCAGATCTTCGCCCGCGAGGTGGTGGACCCGGCCCGGGACAGCGAGGACCTGCCGCTGCTGCTGTTCCTGCAGGGTGGCCCCGGTGGCGCGAGCCCGCGGCCGGTCGCCGGGGGCTGGTGGAGCACCGCGCTGCGCACCCACCGGGTGGTGTTGCTGGACCAGCGGGGCACCGGCCGGTCGACCCGGGTGGACGGACGCACGGTGTCCGCGATGGACCCGGCCACCGCGGCGGAGTACCTGGCCTGTTTCCGGGCGGATGCGATCGTCGAGGACGCCGAGCTGCTCCGGCACCGGATCTACGGTGGACGGCGCTGGTCCACCCTGGGCCAGTCCTACGGCGGGTTCTGCACCCTGACGTATCTGTCCCGGCGCCCCGAGGCGCTGACCGCCTGCTACGTCACCGGCGGGCTGCCCGGCATCACCGCCACCGCCGAGGACGTGTACGCCCGCACCTTCACCCGCCAGCAGGCGCGCAATCGGGCGTTCGCCCGGCGCTACCCGGAGGACCAGCGGCTGATCGAGGCGCTCGCGGACCGGCTGGCCGGGGCCGACGTCCGGCTGCCGAACGGTGACCGGCTGCACGTGGAGCGGCTGCGCACGCTGGGGATGTCCTTCGGGATGAGCACCGGGGTGGACGCCCTGCACTGGGCGCTCGATCTGATCGACCTGGACCGGGACGGCATCCCCTCGCCCGCCTTCCTGCAGTGGCTGCAGACCGAGACCGGCTTCGACGGCAATCCGCTGTACCTGCCGTTGCAGGAGGTGATCTACCACCAGGGCGAGCGGGCGGGTGGCTGGGCGGCCGAGCAGGAGCGGGACCGACGACCGGAGTTCGACGCGACGGCGCGGCCGCTGGCGCTGACCGGCGAGGCGGCTTTCCCGTGGATGTTCCGGGACATCGCCGCGCTGCGACCGTTCCAGGGGGCGGCCGAGCTGCTCGCTGCCCGCACCGAATGGCCGACGCTGTACGACCCGGAACGGTTGGCGTCGAACGAGGTGCCGGTGGCGGCCGCGCAGTACCTCGACGACCCGTATGTCGACATCGAGCTCGCCCAGGACACCGCCGCCCGGGTCGGCAACACCCAGGTGTGGGCGACCAACGAGTACCTGCACGACGGGCTGCGGGTGGCCGGTGACGTGATCCTGCCCCGGCTGATCGACCTGGCCGCCGGTCGCTGGACGGTGACGGCCCCGTGA
- a CDS encoding HNH endonuclease family protein, which translates to MPRSTRAPRPRPARSRTRLGWLLFLLVVAVAAGAGVPAWQEHQDSARFPIAAADLHRAEQELAGLAIKGRAPSTGYSRDAFGAAWADVDHNGCDTRNDILARDLTDLTFEDGTHDCVVLTGTLDDPYGGDTIDFERGPDSARVQIDHVVALSDAWQKGAQQWDTATRTRFANDPANLLAVDGPINQAKGAGDAATWLPPSTGFRCAYVVQQIRVKAAYGLWVTQAEADAMDRQLDSCVTVD; encoded by the coding sequence GTGCCTCGCTCCACCCGTGCTCCGCGTCCCCGGCCCGCCCGTTCCCGAACCCGCCTCGGCTGGCTGCTGTTCCTCTTGGTCGTGGCGGTCGCCGCCGGCGCCGGGGTGCCCGCCTGGCAGGAGCATCAGGACTCCGCGCGGTTCCCGATCGCCGCCGCCGACCTCCACCGGGCGGAGCAGGAACTCGCCGGGCTCGCGATCAAGGGCCGGGCACCCAGCACCGGGTACAGCCGGGACGCCTTCGGCGCCGCGTGGGCGGATGTCGACCACAACGGCTGCGACACCCGCAACGACATCCTGGCCCGCGACCTCACCGACCTGACCTTCGAGGACGGCACCCACGACTGCGTGGTCCTCACCGGGACGCTGGACGACCCCTACGGCGGAGACACCATCGACTTCGAGCGCGGACCCGACAGCGCCCGGGTGCAGATCGACCACGTGGTCGCCCTCTCCGACGCGTGGCAGAAGGGCGCCCAGCAGTGGGACACCGCGACCCGCACCCGGTTCGCGAACGACCCGGCCAACCTGCTCGCGGTGGACGGCCCGATCAACCAGGCCAAGGGGGCCGGTGACGCCGCGACCTGGCTGCCGCCCAGCACCGGCTTCCGGTGCGCCTACGTCGTGCAGCAGATCCGGGTGAAGGCCGCCTACGGCCTGTGGGTCACCCAGGCCGAGGCGGACGCGATGGACCGGCAGCTGGACTCCTGCGTCACCGTGGACTGA
- a CDS encoding glycoside hydrolase family 127 protein, whose product MSLSPTAQSGRPVVPSRARWQPLGLDQVRITGGFWADLQDRNARTMIDHCERWIETLGWSGNFDAAVDGRLPADRRGREFSDSEIYKLLEAMAWEVGRTGDPELESRLLALTARIAAAQEPDGYLNTMFGRPGQGERWSDLEWGHELYCAGHLIQAGVARARTVDDWSADPLVRVVLRVADHVCGVFGPDGDQRVCGHPEIEVALVELFRVTGERRYLDQARQFVDRRGHGVLADIEFGRAYFQDDEPVREATVLRGHAVRALYLASGAADLAVEDDDQELLDAVTRQVRTTLARRTYLTGGMGAHHEGESFGQDWELPPDRSYSETCAGIASVMTNHRLLLQTADPRHADAVERTLFNVLAASPSAEGTAFFYTNPLQQRLPGDVPDPDVASPRASSSLRAPWFHVSCCPTNVTRTVATLSSYLATADDHGIQLHQYAPATIRTGDLHLTVATGYPLDGRIEVSAVSAPDAWSLTLRVPSWAVGAVLTRADGTQLGVDPGYSTVPGPRAGETVTLDLPVDPRFTVADPRVDAVRGQVAVEAGPLVYALESVDLGADVATARVTADSPRRDADGRVLVRARVDQVPARDWPYGATAETTPGEVRDVALVPYQAWGNRGPSTMRVWLPHG is encoded by the coding sequence ATGAGCCTGTCCCCCACCGCCCAGAGCGGTCGCCCCGTCGTCCCGTCCCGCGCCCGGTGGCAGCCGCTCGGCCTCGACCAGGTCCGGATCACCGGTGGCTTCTGGGCCGACCTCCAGGACCGCAACGCCCGCACGATGATCGACCACTGCGAGCGCTGGATCGAGACCCTCGGCTGGTCCGGGAACTTCGACGCCGCGGTCGACGGACGACTGCCCGCCGACCGCCGAGGCCGGGAGTTCTCCGACTCGGAGATCTACAAGCTGCTGGAGGCGATGGCCTGGGAGGTCGGACGCACCGGCGACCCGGAGCTGGAGTCCCGGCTGCTCGCCCTCACCGCCCGGATCGCCGCCGCGCAGGAGCCGGACGGCTACCTCAACACCATGTTCGGCCGGCCCGGCCAGGGTGAACGGTGGTCCGACCTGGAGTGGGGCCATGAGCTCTACTGCGCCGGCCACCTGATCCAGGCGGGGGTGGCCCGGGCGCGGACCGTCGACGACTGGTCGGCCGATCCGCTGGTGCGGGTGGTCCTCCGGGTTGCCGACCACGTGTGCGGGGTGTTCGGCCCCGACGGCGACCAGCGGGTCTGCGGCCACCCGGAGATCGAGGTCGCCCTGGTCGAACTGTTCCGGGTCACCGGCGAGCGGCGTTACCTGGACCAGGCGCGCCAGTTCGTCGACCGGCGCGGGCACGGGGTGCTGGCGGACATCGAGTTCGGCCGGGCCTACTTCCAGGACGACGAGCCGGTCCGGGAGGCCACGGTCCTGCGCGGTCACGCGGTGCGGGCGCTGTACCTGGCCTCCGGCGCCGCCGACCTGGCCGTCGAGGACGATGACCAGGAGCTGCTGGACGCCGTCACCCGCCAGGTGCGTACCACCCTGGCGCGGCGCACCTACCTGACCGGTGGCATGGGCGCCCACCACGAGGGCGAGTCCTTCGGCCAGGACTGGGAGCTGCCGCCGGACCGGTCGTACTCCGAGACCTGCGCCGGAATCGCCTCGGTGATGACCAACCACCGCCTGCTGCTGCAGACCGCCGACCCCCGGCATGCCGACGCCGTCGAACGCACCCTGTTCAACGTGCTCGCCGCGTCGCCGTCGGCCGAGGGCACCGCGTTCTTCTACACCAACCCGCTGCAGCAGCGCCTGCCCGGTGACGTGCCGGACCCCGACGTCGCCAGCCCCCGCGCGTCGTCCTCGCTGCGCGCCCCCTGGTTCCACGTCTCCTGCTGCCCGACCAACGTCACCCGGACCGTCGCCACCCTCAGCAGCTACCTCGCCACCGCCGACGACCACGGGATCCAGCTGCACCAGTACGCACCGGCCACGATCCGCACCGGTGACCTGCACCTGACCGTCGCCACCGGCTACCCGCTCGACGGCCGGATCGAGGTGTCGGCGGTCAGCGCGCCCGACGCCTGGTCCCTCACCCTCCGGGTGCCGTCCTGGGCCGTCGGCGCGGTCCTCACCCGAGCCGACGGCACCCAACTCGGTGTCGACCCCGGGTACAGCACCGTCCCCGGACCCCGCGCCGGTGAGACCGTCACCCTCGACCTGCCGGTGGACCCCCGGTTCACGGTCGCCGACCCCCGGGTGGACGCGGTGCGCGGTCAGGTCGCCGTGGAGGCAGGTCCGCTGGTCTACGCGCTGGAGAGCGTCGACCTCGGTGCCGACGTGGCGACCGCACGGGTCACGGCTGACTCCCCACGGCGGGACGCCGACGGCCGGGTGCTGGTGCGGGCTCGGGTGGACCAGGTGCCCGCGCGCGACTGGCCGTACGGGGCGACCGCCGAGACCACGCCGGGCGAGGTGCGCGACGTGGCGCTGGTGCCGTATCAGGCGTGGGGCAACCGGGGGCCGTCGACGATGCGGGTGTGGCTGCCCCACGGGTGA